From a single Nicotiana tomentosiformis chromosome 2, ASM39032v3, whole genome shotgun sequence genomic region:
- the LOC138906266 gene encoding uncharacterized protein: MSVRDYSHKFNSLARYFPHTAFAQTTEDLSHQILDTRRDREKSKRARTMGSYREPRVDFRPPLHRYPPRSAGSFPPQMQGQRFDRYIQSGPGQSSGQPEGHRQERSAQMRQLTPPCTQCGHYISQCPGLGRGTPAQPSGFTAASSPSVRAPRPGPQSTQGCGRGRGGGDTSGSSGGQNRFYALTGRQDLEASPDVVTGILTIQSHAIYALLDPGSTFSYITPFIAGKLDMRSELLPQPVEVSTPVGDSIVANHVYRDCTVLINDRPTSVDLVELVMLDLDVIMGMDWLAACYANIDCRAKDIDKEPATLQSVPIVNEFPTPISIPPYRIAPAELRELKEQLKDLLDKGVY, from the exons ATGAGTGTGAGGGATTATAGCCATAAGTTTAATTCTTTGGCAAG ATATTTCCCGCATACCGCTTTCGCTCAGACTACAGAGGACCTTTCCCATCAGATTCTTGATACTCGCAGGGATAGGGAGAAGAGTAAGAGGGCTCGTACTATGGGGTCTTATAGGGAGCCACGAGTTGATTTTAGGCCCCCACTCCATCGATATCCACCTCGGTCAGCAGGTAGTTTCCCACCACAGATGCAGGGCCAGCGGTTTGATCGTTATATTCAATCAGGACCGGGGCAGAGCTCAGGCCAGCCTGAGGGCCATCGACAGGAGCGTTCTGCACAGATGAGACAGCTTACTCCTCCATGTACTCAGTGCG GACATTATATTAGCCAATGCCCGGGGTTAGGCAGAGGTACACCAGCTCAGCCTTCAGGATTCACAGCAGCCTCTTCGCCCTCAGTCCGTGCTCCCCGACCAGGTCCACAGTCTACTCAGGGCTGTGGTAGGGGGAGAGGTGGAGGAGACACCTCAGGTTCTAGTGGTGGCCAGAACCGCTTTTATGCACTCACAGGCCGACAGGATTTAGAGGCAtccccagatgttgtcacaggtatattgacaatACAGTCTCATGCCATTTATGCATTGTTGGATCCCGGCTCTACATTTTCatatattactccatttattgctGGTAAGCTTGACATGAGATCTGAGTTGTTGCCACAGCCAGTTGAGGTGTCTACGCCAGTTGGCGACTCTATTGTAGCTAATCATGTCTATCGAGATTGTACAGTGTTAATTAATGACCGTCCAACCTCTGTTGATTTAGTTGAATTGGTTATGCTAGACTTAGATGTcattatgggtatggattggttggcagcttgttatgctaatattgattgtcgtgcaaa ggatatagataaggagccagcgactcttcagtcggttcctattgtgaatgaattcccgacG cctatatccattcctccCTACAGAATAGCTCCTGCAGAGCtaagggaattgaaggaacaactgaaGGACTTGCTTGATAAAGGTGTTTATTAG